From Mobula hypostoma chromosome 8, sMobHyp1.1, whole genome shotgun sequence, the proteins below share one genomic window:
- the LOC134350798 gene encoding zinc finger protein 229-like: MLHTCSDCGKGFSQSSQLKVHQRVHTGEKPFSCSDCGKGFTQSADLLAHQSVHTGERPFTCLNCGKGFTHSSNLKRHQRIHTGERPFTCSVCGKGFTQSSSLQTHQRVHTGERPFTCSDCGKGFSQSSDLKVHQRVHTGERPFTCSVCGKGFTRSSHLQIHQSGHTRERPFTCSYCGKGFSQSSDLKVHQRVHTGEKPFTCSDCGKRFSRSSHLQIHQSVHTGERPFTCSDCGKGFTQSSHLLAHQSVHTGERPFTCSYCGKGFSRLSHLQIHQSVHTGERPFICLDCGKGFTQSSHLLAHQSVHTGERPFTCSVCGKGFTQSSHLLAHQSVHTGERPFTCPNCGKGFTRSSSLKTHQSIHTGERPFTCSVCGKGFARSSQLDTHQRVHSRERPFTCLDCGKGFAQSSDLKVHQRVHTGERPFMCSDCGKEFAQSSQLKVHQRVHTGEKPFTCFDCGKGFTQLSQLKVHQRVHAGDKV; this comes from the coding sequence ATGCTGCACACCTGTTCAGATTGCGGGAAGGGATTctctcagtcatctcaactgaaggtacatcaacgagttcacacaggagagaagccattctcctgctcagactgtgggaagggattcactcagtctgCTGACCTGCTGGCACATCAgtcagttcacacaggggagagaccgttcacctgcttaaactgtgggaagggattcactcactcatccaATCTCAAGagacatcagcgaattcacacaggagagaggccattcacctgctctgtgtgtgggaagggattcactcagtcatccagcctacagacacaccagcgagttcacactggggagaggccattcacctgctcagactgtgggaagggattctctcAGTCATCTgacctgaaggtacatcagcgagttcacactggtgagaggccattcacctgttctgtgtgtgggaagggatttactcgtTCGTCCCACCTACAGATACATCAGTCAGGTCACACtagggagaggccgttcacctgctcatactgtgggaaaggattctcTCAGTCATCTGACCTGAAggttcatcagcgagttcacactggggagaagccattcacttgttcagactgtgggaagagattcagtcGGTCATCCCACCTGCAgatacaccagtcagttcacactggggagaggccattcacctgttcagactgtgggaagggattcactcaatcatcacacctactggcacaccagtcagttcacactggagagaggccattcacctgctcatactgtgggaagggattcagtcggttATCCCACCTGCAgatacaccagtcagttcacactggggagaggccgttcatctgcttagactgtgggaagggattcactcagtcatcacacctgctggcacaccagtcagttcacactggggagaggccattcacctgctcagtctgtgggaagggattcactcaatcatcACATCTACTGGcgcaccagtcagttcacactggagagaggccattcacttgcccaaactgtgggaagggattcactcggtcatccagtCTCAAGACACACCAGTCAatccacactggggagaggccatttacctgttctgtgtgtgggaaaggatttgctcggtcatctcaactggacacacatcagcgagttcactcgagggagaggccattcacctgcttagactgtgggaagggattcgctcAGTCATCTgacctgaaggtacatcagcgagttcacactggggagaggccattcatgtgttcagactgtgggaaggaattcgcccagtcatctcaactgaaggtccatcagcgagttcacactggggagaagccattcacctgcttcgattgcgggaagggattcactcagttatctcaactgaaggtacatcagcgagttcacgcTGGCGATAAAGTTTAG